The Thermotoga neapolitana DSM 4359 sequence GTATCTCCACCTATGAGGCGGATCTTCATCCACTCATGAGGTATGTCATCTACGAGATCACCGACAAAGCAAATTATGAAAAACCCGTTCTTGTCTTTGGTGTGCACGGCTGGGCTCCGTCTGTCGAGAGAAAGTCAGGAGAATTTCTGAAGGAGTCGAAGTACAGAGTGCTTTCTTTCACAGAGGTGAGGGGTGCTGGCGTGGACGAGAAGAAGGTCGAAGAGGCGATAGATCTTCTCATGAAAGAACTGGAGTGATGAACGTGAAGGTGCTGATAGTCGGAAATGGTCCCGGTGGGGTGGAACTGGCAAAACAACTCTCGGAAGATCACGAAGTCACCATCGTCGAAAAGGAAACGGTTCCCTATTACACAAAACCCATGCTCAGCCACTATGTGGCAGGGGACGTAAAAGAAGAGAACCTCTTTCCCTATTCCCTGGACTGGTACAGAAAAAAGGGCATTGAACTCCTTCTTGGCACGACCGCAAAGAAGATCGACACAAAGAAAAAGACTCTGGAAACAGACAGAGGAACCCTCGAATACGACATCCTCGTTCTTGCAACGGGGGCAGGCCCCAGAAAGCTTCAGATACCGGGTTCTGAAAAAATGCTCACCCTGAGAACAATCGACGACGCAAAAAAACTGAAAGAAGCCATAGAAAAAGAGAGGGAATTGGTCATCATCGGTGGAGGCTTTATCGGTCTGGAACTTGCAGGAAATCTCTCGAAGAAGGGCTTCAAGGTGAGAGTCGTCGAAAAGACAACGTCTCTCATGGGACTCGATGGGGACCTGACGGAGAGGATAAAAAAGGAACTGGAAAAGTACGGTGTGGAGTTCTATCTTGGAAGAGATGTTGAGAGGATAGAAAACGACGTTCTCGTTACAGACAAAGAGGAGATCCCTTCAAAGGTTATTCTATGCTCCATAGGGATAGTACCGGAGACAACTCTTGCAGAAGAGAGCGGTCTTGCAGTGAACAGGGGTGTCCTCGTGGACAGGACTTTCAAGACATCGGAGTCGAACGTCTACGCTATAGGGGACTGCGCAGAGCACAACGGTATCATCTGTGGAACGGCAAAGGCTGCCATGGCGCATGCGAAAGTTCTGGCGAACAACCTGAGAGGCATTCCGGATGAGTACGACTTCCAGTTCAGGTCTTCCTACTTCAAGTTTGGCGACTTTCCCATCGCCGTCCTGGGAACCCTCACGAAGGATGGAAACTGGCTGGACAGTGAAACCAAAGCCTTCTACAGGGATGGGAAGATCGTTGGAGTTGTGGTCTTCGAAGACATGAAAAAGGCAAGGGATTGGGAGGAAAGGCTCAGAAGTTCTCGATGAGACTCTTCGATGAAATAGCAGAAAGGTACGACCTTCTAAACAGGATCATCTCCTTTGGAATGGATCTGAAATGGAGAGAACAGATGGTGACCCTTGTCCTGGAAAAGCATCCGAACAAGGTCCTCGACCTTGCCACGGGAACAGGTGATGTCATCAAACTTTTGAAGGAAAAAGCACCACATCTTGAAGTTACAGGGCTTGATCTTTCGCTGGAGATGATGGAGATAGCAAAAAAGAAAGTGAAAGGTGCAGAGTTCATCACAGGAGACGCCCACGATCTTCCTTTCGAAGATGAAGAGTTCGATGTCATCACAGTGGCGTTTGGATTCAGGAACTTCTCCGACAGAAGAAGAGTTCTGAAAGAATGCCGCAGGGTGCTCAAAAAAGGTGGAAGACTTGTGATTCTTGAACTTCTTCCTCCAAACACCAGAAGGTTCACCGGGAAACTCTACTCTCTCTACCTGAAACTCTTTGTTCCTCTCCTTGGAGGAGTCTTCAGTGGGGATTTTCGTGCCTACAGGTACCTCTCCAGATCCGTTCTCAACTTTCTGACACCTGATCGGATAGTGAAGATGATGGAAGAAGAAGGCTTTGAGGTGAGTTTCAAGCCTCTTCTTTTTTCTGTGGCGGGGATCTTCGCTGGTGATAAAATTTCCTCAGGTAATTAATTCGTCTCAGAAACGAATTTAAAAAGAAGGGGGTAAAAACATGAAGATCTCCATCGTCGGAGCGGGCAGTGTGAGGTTTGCCCTCCAGCTTGTGGAAGACATCGCCCAGACAGATGAACTCTCAAGAGAAGACACACACATCTACCTGATGGACGTTCACGAAAGAAGACTCAACGCTTCCTACATCCTGGCAAGAAAGTACGTGGAAGAACTGAACTCACCCGTGAAAGTGGTGAAAACGGAAAGTCTCGATGAAGCGATAGAGGGTGCGGACTTCATCATAAACACCGCCTACCCTTATGATCCGAGGTATCACGACAGCGGATCTCAAAGGTGGGACGAGGTCACAAAGGTAGGAGAAAAACACGGCTACTACAGAGGAATAGACAGTCAGGAACTGAACATGGTCTCCACCTACACCTACGTCCTCTCCTCCTATCCCGATGTGAAACTCGCCCTTGAGATCGCTGAGAAGATGAAGAAGATGGCGCCAAAAGCATATCTGATGCAGACGGCCAATCCCGTTTTTGAGATCACACAGGCGGTGAGAAGATGGACAGGTGCGAACATTATCGGGTTCTGCCATGGAGTTGCCGGTGTCTACGAGGTCTTTGAAAGACTCGGTCTTGATCCAGAGGAAGTGGACTGGCAGGTTGCCGGGGTGAACCACGGAATCTGGCTGAACAGGTTCAGATACAGAGGAAAGGATGCATACCCACTTCTCGACGAGTGGATAGAAAAAGAACTTTCAAAGTGGGAACCGAAGAACCCCTGGGACACACAGATGTCCCCTGCTGCGATGGACATGTACAGGTTCTACGGGATGCTCCCGATAGGGGACACGGTGAGGAACGGCACCTGGAAGTACCATTACAACCTTGAGACGAAGAAGAAGTGGTTCAGAAGGTTCGGCGGAATAGACAACGAGGTGGAAAGACCGAAGTTCCATGAACACCTCAGAAGGGCAAGAGAGCGCCTCATAAAACTCGCAGAGGAAGTCCAGGAAAATCCACACCTGAAGATCACAGAGAAACACCCCGAGATCTTTCCAAAGGGAAGACTCAGTGGGGAACAGCACATTCCCTTCATAAACGCGATAGCAAACAACAAGCGTGTGAGGCTCTTCTTGAACGTGGAAAATCAGGGAGCACTCAAAGATTTCCCCGACGATCTGGTGATGGAACTTCCGGTCTGGGTGGACAGCAGCGGAATACACAGAGAGAAGGTAGAACCCGATCTCACACACCGAATCAAGATCTTCTATCTCTGGCCAAGGATCTTGAGGATGGAATGGAATCTGGAGGCGTTCATCTCAAGAGACAGAAAGGTACTGGAGGAGATCCTCATCAGAGATCCGAGGACGAAATCTTACGAACAGGTTGTGAAGGTGCTGGACGAGATACTCAGCCTTCCTTTCAACGAAGAGATAAGAAGATACTATGAAAATTGATGATTCAAAACAAGCCCCCTCTTCGGGGGCTTTTTCTCTGGCTGGGGCGGGTGGATTCGAACCACCGATCGCGGATCCAAAGTCCGCCGCCTTACCACTTGGCCACGCCCCAACCTTTTCCGTGCTATAATTTTACCACTGTGGGTGAGCCTTTTCAAGGAGGGAGCAAGCGTGCGAAAAGTCGTTCTTCGCTCCAGACTGGACAACAGAGAGATCGTCCTTGAAGAGGGGGAAGATCTCTTTCATCTGGCCGAAGAATATCAAAAGTACTTCAAATACAGAATACTCGCAGCGAAAGTGAACAACCGCATAGTGGAACTCTTCAGAACACCGGACAGAAGCGGTGAACTGGACTTCATAGATCTCACCGACCCGGACGGACTCAGGATATACCAGAGAGGCCTCGTCTTTCTGGCGAGTCTGGCTGTGAGAAAACTGAACCCAGACTGGAGGTTGAAGGTCCTTCACTCCCTCGGAAAGGGCATCTACTGCGAAATTTACGAAAAGGACAGACTGATCGTTCCTGACTCTCAACAGGTCATCTCCATAAAAGAAAAGATGGAAGAACTCGTGCAGAAGGACCTCCCTATAGAGAAGAGGACGTTCTACAAGGATGAGGCAAGAGAGATTCTTTTAAGGGAAGGACTCGAAAAAACCGTAAGGCTTTTCAAGTACAGAAAGAAGAGAACCGTGAAGCTCTACCACTGCGATGGATTCTGGGCTTACTTCTACGGGTACCTTCCACCCAGCACCGGCAGGATAAACGTCTTCGATGTTCAACCATACAACCAGGGAATCGTCCTCGTTCATCCGGACCCAAAGACGGGAGATCTACCGACGATTCACATGCCAAAACTTTCCCGGGTGTTTCTCGAATACGCACGCTGGCTCAGTGTTCTGGAGATCGAGTACGTCTCGGATCTCAACGATCTCATCGCCCACAGTGAAAGAAAGGTAGCCGAACTCATGCTCCTTTCCGAAGCGCTTCACGAGAAGAAAATATCGGACATAGCAGATGAAATAACGAAAGACAGAAGAAGGCGTCTTGTCCTGATAGCGGGACCATCGTCCTCTGGAAAGACCACCTTCGCAAAGAGACTCTCACTGCAGCTCAGGGTGAACGGGCTGAAACCTGTTGCCATATCCCTCGACGACTATTTCGTGGACAGGGAGAAAACACCCCGTGATGAAAACGGAAACTACGACTTCGACTCGATTGAAGCCCTCGACGTAGATCTCTTCAACAGGCACCTTCAGGATCTTCTCGCAGGGAAAGAGGTGGTGCTTCCGAAGTTCAACTTCAAAACCGGAAAGAGGATGAGGGGCCAGTTCTCAAACTCGAAAAGGACAACATCATAATCGTCGAAGGAATACACGGCCTGAACGAGCGGCTGACGGCTTCGATACCGAAGGAACAGAAGTTCAAGATATACGTGAGTGCCCTGACACAGCTGAACATCGACGATCACAACAGAGTCACAACAACGGACACCCGTCTTCTCAGAAGGATCGTGAGGGACTACAAGTTCCGTGGACACACGGCGTACGACACCCTGAAGATGTGGCCAAATGTCAGAAAAGGGGAAGAAAGAAACATCTTTCCCTATCAGGAAGAGGCAGATGCGATGTTCAACTCGGCTCTGGTGTACGAAATTCCTGTGCTCAGAATCTTTGCTGAACCTCTTCTTGTTCAGGTTCCGGAGGACACCCCAGAGTACTCGGAGGCACTGAGACTTTTGAAACTTCTGGACTTCTTCTTGCCGATCACGAACATAGAGGATATTCCTGACAAATCGATCTTGAGAGAGTTCATAGGAAGGAGTATCTTCAAATACTGATGATGAGGGTGCTCTGGTTGATATCAATCCTTTTTGTCACCGTTTCTCTGGCGGATACTTTAACGCTGGATGCAACCCTGCTGAACTTTGATGAGACTCTGCAGATCCTTCTGGAACACTCAAAGATCTTCGAAATCACACCACCGTCCACGGGAACGGTGGGAAGTCTCAAGTACCTGGAGTACAACGGCCACGTTCTTGCCAATGTGGAAGACCTCTACATCCTCGACAACAACAAGTTGCCAAATCCAGGCGTTCCAGTGGAGACCCTGAAACTGTTCGGTGTGGATTATGTTCAGGCAGATGGAAACATCAAGATAATCACATGCAGAGTGAACTCCATAGAGGAGATCGGAAGAACAATCGTTGTAAACTACGAAGGTGAGAGAAACTTCGATATCGAACAGGCGGAAGACTCTATGAAGATTGTCGCAAAAGACTGGCTCGTCTTCAGGGGAAAACCGGCCGCACCCGGAGATGTGCTCTTTGAAAAAAGAGAAGTTGTGGTAGAAAAAACTGCAGAGAGCGATGGTCAGTTCAGAGTCTTGCTGAAACTCAAAGAATCGGCTGGTTACATCGTGAAACCACTGGGAGAGCGGATCGATCCCTTCGAAAAAGACACGGTCTTCCTGGTGGGATACGGTGATGGAA is a genomic window containing:
- a CDS encoding flavodoxin domain-containing protein translates to MNVAKGVPEKGKITVIYDSMYGFVENVMKKVIDSLKEKGLKPVVYRFSDEENPAMSEILKDIPDSEALIFGISTYEADLHPLMRYVIYEITDKANYEKPVLVFGVHGWAPSVERKSGEFLKESKYRVLSFTEVRGAGVDEKKVEEAIDLLMKELE
- a CDS encoding NAD(P)/FAD-dependent oxidoreductase → MNVKVLIVGNGPGGVELAKQLSEDHEVTIVEKETVPYYTKPMLSHYVAGDVKEENLFPYSLDWYRKKGIELLLGTTAKKIDTKKKTLETDRGTLEYDILVLATGAGPRKLQIPGSEKMLTLRTIDDAKKLKEAIEKERELVIIGGGFIGLELAGNLSKKGFKVRVVEKTTSLMGLDGDLTERIKKELEKYGVEFYLGRDVERIENDVLVTDKEEIPSKVILCSIGIVPETTLAEESGLAVNRGVLVDRTFKTSESNVYAIGDCAEHNGIICGTAKAAMAHAKVLANNLRGIPDEYDFQFRSSYFKFGDFPIAVLGTLTKDGNWLDSETKAFYRDGKIVGVVVFEDMKKARDWEERLRSSR
- the ubiE gene encoding bifunctional demethylmenaquinone methyltransferase/2-methoxy-6-polyprenyl-1,4-benzoquinol methylase UbiE: MRLFDEIAERYDLLNRIISFGMDLKWREQMVTLVLEKHPNKVLDLATGTGDVIKLLKEKAPHLEVTGLDLSLEMMEIAKKKVKGAEFITGDAHDLPFEDEEFDVITVAFGFRNFSDRRRVLKECRRVLKKGGRLVILELLPPNTRRFTGKLYSLYLKLFVPLLGGVFSGDFRAYRYLSRSVLNFLTPDRIVKMMEEEGFEVSFKPLLFSVAGIFAGDKISSGN
- the aglA gene encoding alpha-glucosidase AglA → MKISIVGAGSVRFALQLVEDIAQTDELSREDTHIYLMDVHERRLNASYILARKYVEELNSPVKVVKTESLDEAIEGADFIINTAYPYDPRYHDSGSQRWDEVTKVGEKHGYYRGIDSQELNMVSTYTYVLSSYPDVKLALEIAEKMKKMAPKAYLMQTANPVFEITQAVRRWTGANIIGFCHGVAGVYEVFERLGLDPEEVDWQVAGVNHGIWLNRFRYRGKDAYPLLDEWIEKELSKWEPKNPWDTQMSPAAMDMYRFYGMLPIGDTVRNGTWKYHYNLETKKKWFRRFGGIDNEVERPKFHEHLRRARERLIKLAEEVQENPHLKITEKHPEIFPKGRLSGEQHIPFINAIANNKRVRLFLNVENQGALKDFPDDLVMELPVWVDSSGIHREKVEPDLTHRIKIFYLWPRILRMEWNLEAFISRDRKVLEEILIRDPRTKSYEQVVKVLDEILSLPFNEEIRRYYEN
- a CDS encoding DUF4941 domain-containing protein, whose product is MMRVLWLISILFVTVSLADTLTLDATLLNFDETLQILLEHSKIFEITPPSTGTVGSLKYLEYNGHVLANVEDLYILDNNKLPNPGVPVETLKLFGVDYVQADGNIKIITCRVNSIEEIGRTIVVNYEGERNFDIEQAEDSMKIVAKDWLVFRGKPAAPGDVLFEKREVVVEKTAESDGQFRVLLKLKESAGYIVKPLGERIDPFEKDTVFLVGYGDGRVIVRSFSKDLNGLDLPAYSNSLKIAKRIADEMNYRIEICPIYDIPVGVTGVVVLLREEEDMPELLDVIERLMKE